In Pseudomonas flavescens, the sequence GGCGGTTCAGCGTCATCACCAGCGCCAGTGTGTGCTCGGCCACTGCTTCGGGCGAATACGCAGGCACGCGGGCGACGAAGAAGCCCAGCCTCTGCGCCGTGGCCAAGTCCACGTTATTGAAGCCTGCACAGCGCAGCACGATGGCACTCACACCCAACTCATGCAATGTCTGCAGCACCGGCGCATCAAGCCGGTCATTGACGAACACGCAAACCCCGTCGCAACCATCCGCCAGCGCGGCTGTACGGGAATCGAGTGTGGCCTCGTTGTAAAGAAACTGGACCCGTTGCCCTGCGGCGGCGGCCTTGTTGGCCTGATCGAGTGAATGGCGGTCATAGGGACGCGCACTGAAGACGGCGATTCTCATCTGGAGTATCCGTTTCTGGGCTTGGAAGGGTTCTGCGTGAGCTGGGCCAGGTCACCGCAGGTTTTACGGTGACGTTCACCAGAATCCCAACAGTTTCCACGATACCTGCTTCAGGTGGCCTTTTTCGGCGAACTCTGGGTGCCTTCCTTGGATTCCTTAAACTCCTCGTAGTACTGGTCAGCCATAGCCCTGAGCGAGCGGCCGATGCTGGCATATTCGTATTCATTGAGGTTGGCCAGGGAGACGCGGGCGGCAGGTTGCTTGGTGCCGAACCCTTTGCCCGGTAACAGCACGATTCCGGTTTCTTTGGCGATTCGGAACAGCAGGTCTCCACTGCTGAATTTGGCCTTCACCCAAGCGGCGAAGTCGTCGCCATGGATCTTGCGTGCTAGCTCTTCAAGGTCGAGCAAGGTGTAGTACTCGACGGCATTCAGGTCATGCTCCGGGGCAACGCCCAACTCCCTGTACAGCGCGGCCTCACGGCGGCGCACCAGCTTCTTCAGCTCGGTCTTGTAGCCGTCACTTTCATCCATCAAGGCAAAGAGGGAAAACAGCACCATCTGCACCTGCTGCGGCGTCGACAGGCCGGCCGTGTGGTTGAGGGCAACGGTGCGGCTGTCCGCGACGATTCGGTCAATGAACTTGAGGCTCTTGACGTCAGGAAGCAGCGTGCCGTATCGCCGGCTCAGCGACGCTTTGGTCTCATCTGGCAGCGCCTCTAGCGCCTTGTCGAAAACGCTGTCTTTGTGCGCGGCGATCACGCCCAGGCGCCACCCCGTGGCACCGAAGTATTTGGAGAAGGAATAGACCAGCATGGTGTTGCGCGGACAGATGGCGAACAGCGAGCGGAAGTCGTCGGCGAATGTGCCGTAGACGTCGTCGGTGAGGATGAACAGATCCGGGCGCGACTCGGATACGATGCGCGCGACCGTTTCCAGGCTGCGGTCATCCATCTTCACGGACGCCGGGTTGCTGGGGTTTATGCAGAAAAAGATCTTGATCGCGGGGTCTTTCAACTTCTCGAGCTCGGCATCCGGGTACTGCCAGTTGGCGTGCGGGTCGGCATCGATATGCACCTGATCCAGGCCAAACTCCTCCAGCTCCGGGATCTCGATGTAAGGCGTGAAGGCTGGCATACCGATCGCGACCTTGTCGCCGCGCTTGAGCAAGCCGTTCTGCTGCAGCGAATGGAAGATGTACGTCATCGCTGCCGTGCCCCCCTCCACCGCGAATAGATCGACGGTGCCGGCGGGGATGAATCCACCGATCATCTCCTTGACGATGTACTCGCGCACTACCTGCTCTGAAACCCTGAGCATCCGTGGCGGCACAGGATAGTTGACGCCCAGGATGCCTTCGACCATTTCGTGGAGAAAGGCCGAAGCAGGCAGCCCTAGTTGATCGCGTACATAGCTGAGGCATTTGGCGAGGAAAAGTACACCGGGCTGGTCGCGATGCTCGGACGTGAAGCGCTCGAAGCGCGCCTCAATTCCATCGATCTGCGGCAAACCACCCACGCCGTGGGGCATATAGGAGTAAGACAGCTCGGCCTCGGCGGTGGCGAACAGCCCCAGGCGGAAGAAGGCTCGCCGCGGCAGCGTTGCGAGGAAGTTGGGGTTGCCCCGCCCGGCATTGAGCATCAGCCGGTTTTCGCTGCCCGAGGCAAGCTTGATCAGTTCGTCCTTGAGTTCGAAGGGGCTCAACTTGGCGTACTGCGCGTAGTCTTCGTTCTGGGCTTGCTCGTTGCTCATGGCATCCTCTCTACAGTTAGGCGAAGGCGACAACCAGCGGCCCGAGCAACGTGAGAAACACGTTGGCCAGGGCGTATGTGACCGCGAAGGGAACCGTCGGTATCGAATTGCCGGCCTTGTCGAGCACCTCGCCAAAGGCTGGATTGGCGCTGCGTGCGCCAGACAGGGCACCGGCGAACAGCGCCACATTGTCGTAACGCAGCACATAGCGGCCCACGAGCATGGCGATGAGGATCGGGACAATGCACACCACCACTCCGACCAAGAAGATGGAAACGCCCTGCGTGGCGATGGTTTCCACCGCCTGGCGCCCAGACTGCAGACCGACCACGGCCACGAAACCGGCCAGGCCGAGGTCACGCAACAGTGTCGAAGCAGGGGTGGGCATGTTGCCCCGGGTCATGTGGAGGCTGCTGTACCAGCCGAAGGCCAGCCCGGCGATCAGTGCCCCCCCGCCACTGCCCAGGGTCAGCGGTACGGCGCCGAGGCGCACCACGATCATGCCGATGAGCAAGCCCACCACAAGCCCGAACCCATGAAACACGAAGTCGGTCTTGTCGCTGGGCACGATGACCGAACCGACCTGCTTGGCTACGCGCTGGATGTCATCCGGGGTGCCG encodes:
- a CDS encoding bifunctional aspartate transaminase/aspartate 4-decarboxylase produces the protein MSNEQAQNEDYAQYAKLSPFELKDELIKLASGSENRLMLNAGRGNPNFLATLPRRAFFRLGLFATAEAELSYSYMPHGVGGLPQIDGIEARFERFTSEHRDQPGVLFLAKCLSYVRDQLGLPASAFLHEMVEGILGVNYPVPPRMLRVSEQVVREYIVKEMIGGFIPAGTVDLFAVEGGTAAMTYIFHSLQQNGLLKRGDKVAIGMPAFTPYIEIPELEEFGLDQVHIDADPHANWQYPDAELEKLKDPAIKIFFCINPSNPASVKMDDRSLETVARIVSESRPDLFILTDDVYGTFADDFRSLFAICPRNTMLVYSFSKYFGATGWRLGVIAAHKDSVFDKALEALPDETKASLSRRYGTLLPDVKSLKFIDRIVADSRTVALNHTAGLSTPQQVQMVLFSLFALMDESDGYKTELKKLVRRREAALYRELGVAPEHDLNAVEYYTLLDLEELARKIHGDDFAAWVKAKFSSGDLLFRIAKETGIVLLPGKGFGTKQPAARVSLANLNEYEYASIGRSLRAMADQYYEEFKESKEGTQSSPKKAT